GTTTTGGAACGGCGAAAGCTACCCTTACTTGTGAAAGAGCCGGAAAATATAGGCTTAGCAAGTCGAAAGTTGCAATAGATGTAAAAAATTTACTGGAACAAAAAAGATGTCATGTCCCTTTAGACTTCAAGCAAAGGAGCATGTTGGTGGCAGATGGAGTGTAGTTGTTCGTCATGGTATACACAATCACGATCTTCCTAATTACAACGAGGGTCGTGCGATTATTGCAAAGTTGAAACCACATCAGTTGTCTATAGTTAAAGAATTGTCGACTAGTCATGTCAAGCCAAATATGATTATGACTATTTTGAAGTATTTGGATCCTCGAATCTTAACTACAGTAAAACATATTTACAATGCTTGTCAAAAGTTAAAAACTGAAACAATGGGAGGTCGATCAGTGATGCAACAACTTATGAAACTCATTGTTGATAATAATTATGTGCAGTACCACCGGGAAGAAGTTGGAACAGACGTGGTAAGGGATATATTTTTTGCACACCCAAGTGCTATTGAATTGGGGCATTTATTTCCTCATGTTATATTAATTGATTGCActtataaaacaaacaaatatagGATGCCTTTTTTAGAAATAGTTGGTGTCCTTCCTACTGGAAAAAATTTGCTATTGGATTCGCATGGTTGAAAGACGAGCAACAAGGGAGTTATGAATGGGCTATTGGCTGTATAAGGCAATTATTTGATCCAGAGAAGTTGCCATTTGCAATTGTAACTGATAGGGAATTGTCTCTAATGAATGCTATTAATGTTGTGTTTCCTACTTCGTCCCATCTTTTATGCACAAGACATATTCAGAAAAATATCGCGAACTATATGCTGAAAATCACAAAAAACAAGCTTATTGTGAAATCTTTTATAAAAAGGTGGCAAAGAGTAGTGGAAGCTGATACGATCGAAATGTATAGGAAAAGGTATAGAGAAATGGTTAAAGCATTTGCTAGAATGTCAGCAGTATTGAACTACGTGAGATCATCATGGATTGAGAAATATAGAAATAGATTTGTTCGTGCTTATACGATGAATGTTTTACATTTGGGGAACAGGAAGACCAATAGGTGTTATGGAGTATCTATCTAGGATACTGTTGAAACTGGGTCAGGAAGGTTGGTTTAAGTTCCATCCTAGGTGCAGGTCtatacaagaaaagtaacagcgaatacaatgtataagtaacaccagcatagaaagcCAAGTAACACTAACCTATACAAGTAACCTCAAAcgtgaaattcaagaaactgtagtaaaacaagaaaaataacagcgaatacaatgtataagtaacatcaTCATAGAAAGTCAGGTAAtaccagtctatacaaggaacttcTAACAAGAAActacaataaaacaagaaaagtaacaacgaatacaatgtatcAGTAACACGAGCACAAAACTCAAGTAGCATCAGTCTTTACAAGGAACatctaacatgaaattcaagaaactgaagtaaaacaagaaaaataacagggaatataatgtataagtaacaccaacatagaaagtcaagtaacaccagtcaaTAACTTTCTCCATATTAGTTATgcgcgtcacaccatcaagttgatggtgtggctggtcaCACAGGAGACACGCtgatctatatattatactaaaacacactTTTTTTCCCCTCCAAAAATCTCAcatgttattttttaatttaatatttttttaaagttaAGTAAACACACTAATTGATTCTtcttaaaaataataaagactttaaaatagtGGAGTAAATTACGAAGTTACCCCTTTATTTATTGCATCTAAATCCAACTCCTTTTTTAGTTGTTGACATTCAAAATCTaactattacattatactaaaacagacaccaggaatgacataTGTTACTTCCTGGTGCAAAATTTTCCagccaaaaaccactttcctaaaaagaacatatctattttttttctcttcttttgtaTAAAATTTTTACGTATGGGGAAAAATAAGATGATAGAATATGACAATATTAGACGATTtaggtaatattttagtcaaatcgacaTATCAATATAGAAAATATTTACcaagtattttggtcaaattaacaaataaaaaatattgaatattttggTCAGATGATCACATTCAACATctaaagtactccctccgcccCGAAAttattacaaacttttatataaggcggtcttatacAAAGACCACCTTGGTGCGATAtaagttaagcactgaaatcaattagttaagcaatggaactaattagttaagcaccgaAACCTATTACTAATTTGGCTATTAAAgtccccactttctcatgtactatattaattaaaaatatattgAAATCcaacccatgtactatattccactttcttatgtactatattctctttcacatgtactttattccactttttcatacaatcgatcatcatttgtactttattctacatttccatgtactatattctatttttcttaaaagCCGTGTTTTTTGTCAATCGAGACTATAAATATGGAACGGATGGAGTATATAATATGTAGTAGCGCGAAGTTTTcatattagatgattaaatTAATACGTTCAAgatttttattaattacgcaTTACATTTAAGGGATAACTATTTtgattaaatattttataaaaaagatggtcaaataataatgtTCGAATATCCGTGCGTACAAAggacctaatctagttttaGGTAAAGTGATATTATTTCATTTCCTAATTTGATGAATTGTTTTATAGTAATATTCTTTACAtagcttttttttttgacgggtacATAGTTGTTACAATAACTCCATTAACGAATAATCTGATTACAATTATTGAGGTACATGaatatataattctatcttGTGAAATTCTTTCCTAGTTTATAGTACCAATAATGTCATTAACATTGAATCTAGTTATTATAATAATTTGTACAACCATGGACACAATTAAAAACTCAAATCTAACCTAATTTATTCCAAAAATACAAGAGTTTCTCAGTAATTAACAAATGAGAGACAAAAGTCAAGTTCCATGTATAATTTGAATTCTTTGGTCAGTACCGTCCTACAAGAAAGGGACAAAACAAGTTAACCAAATTCTGCATTAAAGTACACTATTTTATCACCAAAATTCCCTTGATGTCGTATTGAGTTTGGTCAACTTGGTCCACACCCCCATTTAAAAAAAGTCAGCAACACACCTAAAACCGAATGGCGGCTTGAATGTAACAAAACACGACATCACTACTGATTACTAAGTACTGACTCTTCAAACTCGGTTTACAAGAGTCAAACTCGGGTTACATGTTCTTATTTTGGAGTGGTGTACAATAAGTATTGTAAATCCAAGTAAAAGATAATTTAAAGTTTTTAAGAGTTACTTTTATATAGGTAACATTTATTTACTTTTCAAATTTTTAGTAAAAAAATAATTCATTTTAAtagaaataattttataaaattaatcatttaacccctTAAAATGTTTGTCAATCAACTttattaatataaaagttaatcaaaatatatttaaagttgcaaaaaattaggtaaaagttaaaaaaattgataaaagtTATCTTAGTGTACTTATCGTACACCTTATGCGTGCAAAACTTTTTGATCTCGATTTAGGCACTCAATCCGGAGCAAGATAATGGCCAGATGTACATGATTGTAAATATATTAGATACAATTATACAAAGTATATGAATTTCTTTTTACTTTGCTTAGCTATTTCGATATggaaatataatataaaaaggaaagaaagagaACCAATCTTAATTAACTCTTACTATATGTTACAAAGCACCGAAAATAATCTTTCGGAATAatcttttgaattattttctccATTTGGTGACGAgtaatttatcaatttttttttttttttttgataatttgcTGGTTTATTTTATTCATGCTTTATCTTTAGGAGTTACAAAGCGTACAGCATGGCTGTGGTATCGTCAGTCACACAGCAAATTCAAGCAAATAAACCAAGCTACAAATTACGCCATGAATCAATTAGACCCATGCAAGGAACTCATCTCTCCTGGTTAGCCCTTGTTTGGCTAGTGAGTCTGCGACGAAGTTCGACCTTCTGCCTTTATATGTCACTTCAGCCCGCCCTTTCAATGTCAGGTTTCGTATGAAATTGAGTACGAAATTAAGGTTCCAAGGCCCTCCATTGCTCTCATTGCACCACTTAACCGCGTTTGCGGAGTCCGATTCCACACAGAATTTCAGGTTTTTTGTGCGGGTGCTGCTCAAATGTATCTTCATAGCTCGATGAATTGCAAAGACCTCGGCCCAATTAATTTCCATTGTAGGAATTGGGGTTGAGAATAAACACAAGAAGCTGCCTGTTTGATCCCGAAGAACCCCTCCGATGGCAGATTTTGGATGCAAGGGGTCTAGTGACGCATCTACGTTCCACTTCACTAGGCCCATTTTGTAAATTTTGTATATCCTTATTATACtgactagattttagcccgtgcatttattaaattgttaagttaaaataaaactcctatatatattaactgttatattttatatattatattagattagtttttgattttggattaaattttattttggatttattttttaattttttagagTGTTTGACTTCGGATAaagttgtatatgcgtaatattagtaaataattaataaaaatatatacgtggcacctaattatttatctacgcgaaactcgacttttttattcaaaaataattttgaaatcttatttttcattggccgaaaccattagattttctaTGTGGTGCTCTAATATtgtattagtgtttgattttggattgaatttgttttagattagtgtttaatttttgatgaattttattttttagattagtgttatattttggataaatgttattttagatttattttttaattattagagtgtttgattttgtatggagttgtatatattaataattaattaattaaaatatctacgtgtcacctaattaattatctacatggcactcgatttttttaattcaaaaataaattagaaatcttatttttcattggccgaaaccaatagaatcctaggtggcgctccaatatttcagcaaatatgtctcctttatatatatattagattagattagattagattataaTCGGCTTGAGCCATTTTATTAactacttgtattattttatgcAAAGTATTATATTTCGAtatgaaaatataatataaaaaatgagaaagaaagGAGGTTATAATTAACCTCatccacactaatattattgttacAAATTTTTATGTAAGACGgacttacacaaaagaccatattggtgtcatataagttaattaCTGGAACTAGTTAGTTAATcattgaaattaattagttaaatattgaaaccaaatagttaagcaatgtaactaattagttaatcactaaaactagttagttaagcaatggaaaaATTAGTTAAAtagtggaaccaattagttaacctatcaATGTGGTCTTTcctgtaaggcggtcttacacaaaagttgccgtaTTATTGTTGACCAGGTCCACGCaagaatctatctatctattactttacatattaaaagagacaccaggaatgacacgtgtcatttcctggtgcgcttttttttccgccaaaatatatattttttaactttttataaaaGATTTTACTTgcatttttttaggaaactaagataaaaaaaatgaaataaaaatataattgaattaCCATTGATAGAATATGCAATTAttttgtaaataatatgtattaaTTAGATTCCTAATTAATAGCCTCATATCACGCTACTGTACAACAAATAGTTTGTATATATACTGACAATACACAATCAATGAAAGTCAGGGGAATTGTTTCTCACAGCCATAAATGTAACTACGTAGTACATGATATATTATTGGAAGAAAAatgaatcaatattattttctcctttacaatttgattttatttatgtattgttataactttttaattaatttatataatattgaagaattgatttctaatgttagtctaataATAATACACGGTGAGTAcggatgttaattaaaataataataagtggTAAGTATACAACTATATAATCCGTAACTTTGCACTCCGTATtgtactaatatgcatatttagctTATTTGGATATTTATTTTATACACTATGAATTCATACTTTTgcatatatattctttttactttcacgttttcctaatatcac
This Spinacia oleracea cultivar Varoflay chromosome 6, BTI_SOV_V1, whole genome shotgun sequence DNA region includes the following protein-coding sequences:
- the LOC110798212 gene encoding uncharacterized protein, which gives rise to MSCPFRLQAKEHVGGRWSVVVRHGIHNHDLPNYNEGRAIIAKLKPHQLSIVKELSTSHVKPNMIMTILKYLDPRILTTVKHIYNACQKLKTETMGGRSVMQQLMKLIVDNNYVQYHREEVGTDVDAFFRNSWCPSYWKKFAIGFAWLKDEQQGSYEWAIGCIRQLFDPEKLPFAIVTDRELSLMNAINVVFPTSSHLLCTRHIQKNIANYMLKITKNKLIVKSFIKRWQRVVEADTIEMYRKRYREMVKAFARMSAVLNYVRSSWIEKYRNRFVRAYTMNVLHLGNRKTNRCYGVSI